One Curtobacterium sp. BH-2-1-1 genomic region harbors:
- a CDS encoding SDR family oxidoreductase produces the protein MPASTLPLAGKTALVTGVSRRRGIGFAVASKLADLGASIVVHHHRPHDLDLPWGGDDLDAVRDGLRAHLTEGARFADVPGDLSDPSVIPELIDTATALTGRLDVLVCNHAKSGDDGSILDMTPERLTAFWEVNTRATMLLTAEFARRRAPRTDEPRRPGDRIVGTGPYAEAEGHVFWMTSGQIHGAMIGEVAYAASKAALAGVTATVAKELLELGIVLNTVNPGPVNTGYMDPETTDRSLDGLDEYLASTPFGRVGTPQDPAELIGWLASSAGSWVVGQVLTSDGGFSL, from the coding sequence ATGCCCGCATCCACTCTACCCCTCGCCGGCAAGACCGCCCTCGTCACCGGTGTCTCACGACGCCGTGGCATCGGGTTCGCCGTCGCGTCGAAGCTCGCCGACCTCGGCGCGAGCATCGTCGTGCACCACCACCGCCCGCACGACCTCGACCTGCCGTGGGGCGGCGACGACCTCGACGCCGTCCGCGACGGACTGCGCGCACACCTCACCGAGGGCGCCCGGTTCGCGGACGTCCCCGGCGACCTGTCCGATCCCTCCGTGATCCCGGAGCTGATCGACACCGCGACGGCACTCACCGGCCGCCTCGACGTCCTCGTGTGCAACCACGCCAAGAGCGGGGACGACGGCAGCATCCTCGACATGACCCCGGAGCGGCTCACCGCCTTCTGGGAGGTCAACACCCGGGCGACGATGCTGCTGACCGCCGAGTTCGCCCGGCGCCGCGCACCACGGACGGACGAGCCACGACGGCCGGGGGACCGGATCGTGGGCACCGGCCCGTACGCCGAGGCAGAGGGGCACGTGTTCTGGATGACCTCGGGGCAGATCCACGGGGCGATGATCGGCGAGGTCGCGTACGCCGCGAGCAAGGCCGCGCTCGCCGGGGTGACCGCCACGGTCGCGAAGGAGCTGCTCGAACTCGGCATCGTGCTGAACACCGTCAACCCGGGGCCGGTGAACACGGGCTACATGGACCCGGAGACCACGGACCGGTCGCTCGACGGCCTCGACGAGTACCTGGCGAGCACGCCGTTCGGTCGCGTCGGGACGCCGCAGGACCCGGCCGAACTCATCGGGTGGCTCGCGTCGTCCGCGGGCAGTTGGGTCGTCGGGCAGGTCCTCACGTCGGACGGCGGCTTCAGTCTGTGA
- a CDS encoding TetR/AcrR family transcriptional regulator — translation MAHHHDAAFEDEQSLAERIVRAAIRAYRLHPFDSVDAEVVAEVAGIEVTTVERLFPTWDALLLVTYDRWTQLRGTRRRNPPTCTIEHVRMTLAEDVADPGLVRVLAGAITIAAADTGFAELFRKRFEEYAEQLSSGLERDVESGSERLAIPAYQAATQLLAVYEGLQIQMLVRPHIDVLVEFDRAVRTLRQGWREREVRAWDLDEVVLTS, via the coding sequence ATGGCACACCACCACGACGCGGCCTTCGAGGACGAACAGTCCCTGGCCGAACGGATCGTCCGCGCCGCGATCCGCGCCTACCGACTGCACCCGTTCGACAGCGTCGACGCCGAGGTGGTCGCCGAGGTCGCCGGCATCGAGGTGACCACGGTGGAGCGGCTCTTCCCGACGTGGGACGCGCTGCTGCTCGTGACCTACGACCGGTGGACGCAGCTGCGCGGGACGCGTCGGAGGAACCCGCCGACGTGCACGATCGAGCACGTCCGGATGACCCTCGCCGAGGACGTCGCCGACCCCGGCCTGGTGCGGGTGCTCGCCGGTGCCATCACGATCGCGGCGGCCGACACCGGCTTCGCCGAGCTTTTCCGCAAGCGCTTCGAGGAGTACGCCGAGCAGCTCTCGTCCGGGCTCGAGCGCGACGTCGAGTCCGGGTCCGAGCGCCTGGCGATCCCCGCGTACCAGGCCGCGACGCAGCTGCTCGCGGTGTACGAGGGGCTGCAGATCCAGATGCTCGTGCGCCCGCACATCGACGTGCTCGTGGAGTTCGACCGTGCCGTCCGCACCCTCCGTCAGGGGTGGCGCGAGCGCGAGGTGCGGGCGTGGGACCTCGACGAGGTCGTCCTCACCAGCTAG
- a CDS encoding carbohydrate ABC transporter permease, with amino-acid sequence MTIQAPLQPGTTATGTIRSVDADRNAGRRGERFNWPVTVVLVLCTLSVLVPLYVTITMAFKTTSQAVDGNAFSLPAPFSVDGFVQAWQLTDFPRAFGVSVLVAAITVVGTILLASFTAYAIARNWDRRLFRWSFFYLLAAMFLPFPVLALSQVKLTGLAHLDNPFGVAILHVMFQLSFSVLLFTAFLRSIPAELEESARIDGASTGQVFWRLVFPLLAPMSATVGIFAFLASWNDFVMPSLITSNPALQTLPVLQQMFQTQFSNNYNVSFASYLMAMAPAIIVYLFTQRWVMAGVTQGAIK; translated from the coding sequence ATGACCATCCAGGCACCCCTCCAGCCGGGGACCACCGCGACCGGCACCATCCGCTCCGTCGACGCCGATCGGAACGCCGGCCGTCGTGGCGAGCGCTTCAACTGGCCGGTCACGGTCGTCCTCGTCCTCTGCACCCTGTCCGTCCTCGTCCCGCTGTACGTGACGATCACGATGGCGTTCAAGACGACGAGCCAGGCGGTCGACGGCAACGCGTTCTCCCTCCCGGCGCCGTTCAGCGTCGACGGCTTCGTGCAGGCCTGGCAGCTGACGGACTTCCCGCGCGCGTTCGGCGTCTCGGTGCTCGTCGCCGCGATCACCGTCGTCGGCACGATCCTGCTCGCCTCGTTCACGGCGTACGCGATCGCCCGGAACTGGGACCGCAGGCTCTTCCGCTGGTCGTTCTTCTACCTGCTCGCCGCGATGTTCCTGCCGTTCCCGGTGCTCGCCCTGTCGCAGGTGAAGCTCACCGGCCTGGCGCACCTCGACAACCCGTTCGGCGTCGCGATCCTGCACGTCATGTTCCAGCTGTCGTTCAGCGTGCTGCTCTTCACCGCGTTCCTGCGGTCGATCCCGGCCGAACTGGAGGAGAGTGCCCGCATCGACGGTGCGAGCACGGGGCAGGTGTTCTGGCGACTCGTGTTCCCGCTGCTGGCACCCATGAGCGCCACCGTCGGCATCTTCGCGTTCCTCGCGTCCTGGAACGACTTCGTGATGCCTTCGCTGATCACCTCGAACCCGGCGCTGCAGACCCTGCCGGTGCTGCAGCAGATGTTCCAGACGCAGTTCAGCAACAACTACAACGTGTCGTTCGCCTCGTACCTGATGGCGATGGCGCCGGCGATCATCGTCTACCTGTTCACGCAGCGCTGGGTGATGGCCGGGGTCACGCAGGGCGCGATCAAGTGA
- a CDS encoding cryptochrome/photolyase family protein produces MTDARTAPADRRSERRRRLILPGQYGPDFDDGGPLLVVEAREFFTARPVHRAKAHLWLSALRHLVRDLRDRGEGDRVEHVQVDTLRQALVGRDDLEVVDPPSRTLRAQVRHWGRGTEVLPSRGFVTDEDEFAEWAAQGTGRFRMETFYERVRRREGWLMRSDAPVGGKFSLDEQNRESPPKGATTLGLPEPWWPEEDEVDEEVRRDLDRWERDGIARFVGADDRRRFAVTPDEARHALDDFVRTRLNDFGPFEDATLTNDWTMAHSLLSVPMNLGVLDPRDAIEAALVAHRDDDAPLASVEGFVRQVAGWRDYVWHLYWWFGDDYGASENALGAHERLPRWWRELDASRVEAACLGTAIEGLHDHGWLHHIQRLMVLGNWALQRGYDPVHLTEWFTDVFVDGTDWVMPTNIIGMSQHADGGMVATKPYASGGRYIDRMSDHCGGCRYDPTKRLGEDACPFTAGYWAFLARTEPALRDNNRMARPLQQMRKLADLDEVVAQEARRGSP; encoded by the coding sequence ATGACGGACGCGCGCACCGCCCCGGCCGACCGACGCTCCGAGCGGCGCCGGCGTCTCATCCTGCCGGGACAGTACGGCCCGGACTTCGACGACGGCGGCCCGCTCCTCGTGGTCGAGGCCCGCGAGTTCTTCACCGCGCGTCCCGTGCACCGTGCGAAGGCGCATCTGTGGCTGAGTGCGCTCCGGCACCTGGTCCGCGACCTCCGCGACCGGGGCGAGGGCGACCGCGTCGAGCACGTGCAGGTCGACACGCTCCGGCAGGCGCTGGTCGGCCGGGACGACCTCGAGGTCGTCGACCCGCCGTCGCGGACGCTCCGCGCGCAGGTGCGGCACTGGGGCAGGGGCACCGAGGTGCTGCCGAGCCGCGGCTTCGTGACCGACGAGGACGAGTTCGCCGAGTGGGCCGCGCAGGGCACCGGTCGCTTCCGGATGGAGACGTTCTACGAGCGGGTCCGCCGTCGCGAGGGCTGGCTGATGCGCTCGGACGCGCCCGTGGGCGGGAAGTTCAGCCTCGACGAGCAGAACCGGGAGTCGCCGCCGAAGGGTGCGACCACGCTCGGACTCCCGGAGCCGTGGTGGCCCGAGGAGGACGAGGTCGACGAGGAGGTCCGACGTGACCTGGACCGCTGGGAGCGGGACGGCATCGCCCGCTTCGTCGGTGCGGACGACCGTCGGCGCTTCGCGGTCACGCCCGACGAGGCCCGTCACGCACTCGACGATTTCGTGCGCACCCGGCTGAACGACTTCGGCCCGTTCGAGGACGCCACGCTCACGAACGACTGGACGATGGCGCACTCGTTGCTCAGCGTCCCGATGAACCTCGGTGTCCTCGACCCGCGCGATGCGATCGAGGCGGCACTCGTGGCCCACCGCGACGACGACGCCCCGCTCGCGAGCGTCGAGGGGTTCGTCCGGCAGGTCGCCGGGTGGCGCGACTACGTCTGGCACCTCTACTGGTGGTTCGGCGACGACTACGGGGCGTCGGAGAACGCCCTCGGAGCGCACGAGCGGCTCCCCCGATGGTGGCGGGAGCTCGACGCGTCCCGGGTCGAGGCCGCCTGCCTCGGCACCGCGATCGAGGGCCTGCACGACCACGGCTGGCTGCACCACATCCAGCGGCTCATGGTGCTGGGCAACTGGGCGCTGCAGCGCGGGTACGACCCCGTGCACCTCACCGAGTGGTTCACGGACGTGTTCGTCGACGGGACCGACTGGGTGATGCCCACGAACATCATCGGGATGTCCCAGCACGCCGACGGCGGGATGGTCGCGACGAAGCCGTACGCGTCCGGTGGTCGGTACATCGACCGGATGTCGGACCACTGCGGCGGGTGCCGCTACGACCCGACGAAGCGGCTCGGCGAGGACGCCTGCCCGTTCACCGCCGGCTACTGGGCCTTCCTCGCGCGGACGGAGCCCGCCCTGCGGGACAACAACCGGATGGCCCGTCCGCTCCAGCAGATGCGGAAGCTGGCGGACCTCGACGAGGTGGTGGCCCAGGAGGCGCGGCGCGGCTCCCCCTGA
- a CDS encoding ABC transporter ATP-binding protein — MSGATISVQDFVMRFGDRNVVDGLSFDIAPGETFGLLGSNGSGKTTTIRALLGITTPTAGTLTIDGQPYRPATGGIGYLPEERGLYRKESVIDVMTYFGRLRGLRGPEATAWSMDYLARVGLADRAKLRVDKLSGGQQQKVQLGITIMDRPRLLILDEPTKGLDPVNRRLLLDLVDERKADGATVVLVTHHMDEVERLCDRILLLKDGTAAAYGTIPDVQDAFGGAVARVGLDGPVPPSPLYRLARHEGHVAYLVPMPAAAADGSDILASLVSAGVHVTGFEMRRIPLDEIFVQVYGHDAGADAAADTARAGAAA; from the coding sequence ATGAGCGGGGCGACCATCAGCGTGCAGGACTTCGTGATGCGGTTCGGGGACCGGAACGTGGTCGACGGGCTGTCGTTCGACATCGCCCCCGGCGAGACCTTCGGCCTGCTCGGCAGCAACGGCTCGGGCAAGACCACGACCATCCGTGCGCTGCTCGGCATCACCACCCCGACCGCCGGCACCCTCACGATCGACGGGCAGCCCTACCGACCGGCCACCGGCGGGATCGGCTACCTGCCCGAGGAACGCGGCCTGTACCGCAAGGAGTCGGTCATCGACGTGATGACGTACTTCGGGCGGCTCCGCGGCCTGCGCGGGCCCGAGGCGACGGCGTGGAGCATGGACTACCTCGCCCGCGTCGGCCTGGCGGACCGGGCGAAGCTCCGGGTGGACAAGCTCTCCGGCGGTCAGCAGCAGAAGGTCCAGCTCGGCATCACGATCATGGACCGGCCCCGGCTGCTCATCCTCGACGAGCCGACGAAGGGCCTCGACCCGGTCAATCGTCGGCTGCTGCTGGACCTCGTCGACGAGCGGAAGGCCGACGGTGCCACGGTCGTCCTCGTCACCCACCACATGGACGAGGTCGAGCGGCTCTGCGACCGCATCCTGCTCCTGAAGGACGGCACCGCGGCGGCGTACGGCACCATCCCGGACGTGCAGGACGCCTTCGGGGGCGCGGTCGCCCGGGTCGGCCTCGACGGGCCGGTGCCGCCGTCGCCGCTGTACCGCCTCGCCCGGCACGAAGGGCACGTCGCCTACCTCGTGCCGATGCCCGCGGCCGCGGCCGACGGGTCGGACATCCTCGCGTCGCTCGTCTCGGCCGGCGTGCACGTCACCGGGTTCGAGATGCGGCGCATCCCGCTCGACGAGATCTTCGTCCAGGTGTACGGGCACGACGCCGGAGCCGACGCGGCCGCCGACACCGCACGGGCCGGAGCCGCCGCGTGA
- a CDS encoding signal peptidase I: MSAATDGASRRGRRPPRTGWRAVVHALALGLSTGLLVIVAGLAVVLIVVPKATGSTPLTVLTQSMDPTLPPGTLLVVRPTPVEDIRIGDVVTYQITSGQPAVISHRVVSVASSSDGSRTFTLKGDNNALADPEPVMAAQVRGVVWYSLPDIGLVNQLVNGSRSWLVPAIAGVLLAYGAVMVTIGTVSAVRRRRAAGDADGRVPRGRGAHRATLG, from the coding sequence ATGAGCGCGGCCACCGACGGCGCTTCCCGGCGCGGCCGGCGCCCGCCGCGCACCGGCTGGCGTGCGGTCGTTCACGCCCTCGCGCTCGGACTGAGCACGGGGCTGCTCGTCATCGTTGCCGGGCTCGCCGTCGTGCTCATCGTCGTGCCGAAGGCGACCGGGTCCACGCCACTCACCGTGCTCACGCAGTCGATGGACCCGACGCTGCCGCCCGGCACGCTCCTCGTCGTCCGGCCCACGCCCGTCGAGGACATCCGCATCGGCGACGTCGTGACCTACCAGATCACGTCCGGGCAGCCGGCGGTCATCAGCCACCGGGTGGTCTCGGTCGCGTCGTCGTCGGACGGGTCCCGGACGTTCACGCTCAAGGGCGACAACAACGCGCTCGCCGATCCCGAGCCGGTGATGGCCGCCCAGGTGCGCGGTGTCGTCTGGTACAGCCTGCCGGACATCGGCCTGGTGAACCAGCTCGTCAACGGGTCGCGCTCGTGGCTCGTGCCCGCGATCGCCGGGGTCCTGCTGGCGTACGGCGCGGTGATGGTCACGATCGGCACCGTGTCGGCCGTGCGTCGCCGACGCGCCGCGGGCGACGCCGACGGGCGGGTACCACGCGGTCGCGGCGCCCACCGGGCTACGCTCGGGTGA
- a CDS encoding alternate-type signal peptide domain-containing protein — MHKIVTGAIAGAAGVALLLGGAGTFALWNASASTAASSVSSGSLTLSANNDGVWTDITNGRSATINPASALMVPGNSYQFTQTLTIGATGQDLKANLTYASQSITGDSALLAATTKTLAVTSSSASVVQSTANANTFVVSPSAATSTVKVVFTITLPSSATTGQGGTLNVGALAFTLTQTAIGS, encoded by the coding sequence ATGCACAAGATCGTGACCGGTGCCATCGCCGGCGCCGCCGGTGTCGCCCTCCTCCTCGGCGGCGCGGGCACCTTCGCCCTGTGGAACGCCAGCGCCAGCACGGCGGCCTCCTCGGTGAGCTCGGGATCGCTGACCCTCAGCGCGAACAACGACGGCGTCTGGACGGACATCACCAACGGCCGCTCGGCGACGATCAACCCGGCGAGCGCCCTCATGGTGCCGGGCAACTCGTACCAGTTCACGCAGACCCTGACGATCGGTGCGACCGGCCAGGACCTCAAGGCGAACCTCACCTACGCCAGCCAGAGCATCACCGGTGACAGCGCCCTGCTCGCCGCGACGACGAAGACCCTCGCGGTGACCTCGTCGAGCGCCTCGGTCGTGCAGTCGACCGCGAACGCGAACACCTTCGTGGTCTCCCCCTCGGCCGCGACCTCGACCGTCAAGGTCGTCTTCACGATCACCCTGCCGTCGTCGGCCACCACGGGCCAGGGCGGCACGCTCAACGTCGGCGCGCTCGCGTTCACGCTGACCCAGACCGCGATCGGTTCCTGA
- a CDS encoding TasA family protein codes for MTSTPRTSGRHAAPRRHRWIWPTALALVVAVVTALLGTGGTYALWNGTASTSASTVRSATATITTGPLSAMNTSVLGPGGGVTGTFTVRNTGSIPLTMRVATTSTNVASATNATPAAVLGELSLRLAVVGSTADCRTGLSGASGRLAAFDTGSGSFTLAAGASAVGCVEMDLDADAPQTVAGAVTDFTLTVTGTQVSA; via the coding sequence ATGACCAGCACACCGAGGACGAGCGGACGCCACGCGGCGCCGCGTCGTCACCGGTGGATCTGGCCCACTGCCCTCGCCCTGGTCGTCGCGGTCGTGACGGCGCTGCTCGGCACGGGCGGCACCTACGCGCTCTGGAACGGCACCGCCAGCACCTCGGCCTCGACGGTGCGGTCCGCGACCGCCACCATCACCACCGGCCCGCTCTCCGCGATGAACACGTCCGTCCTCGGTCCTGGTGGCGGCGTCACCGGCACGTTCACGGTCCGCAACACCGGCTCGATCCCGCTCACCATGCGGGTCGCCACCACCTCGACGAACGTCGCCTCCGCCACGAACGCGACCCCGGCTGCGGTGCTCGGTGAGCTGAGCCTGCGCCTCGCGGTGGTCGGCAGCACCGCCGACTGCCGCACCGGCCTGTCCGGCGCGAGCGGACGGCTCGCCGCCTTCGACACCGGCAGCGGCTCGTTCACCCTCGCGGCCGGCGCGAGCGCCGTCGGGTGCGTCGAGATGGACCTCGACGCCGACGCACCGCAGACCGTCGCCGGGGCCGTCACCGACTTCACCCTGACCGTGACCGGGACGCAGGTCAGCGCATGA
- a CDS encoding glycoside hydrolase family 13 protein: MTDVVETAAAPATEDGSSTWWRQASVYQIYPRSFADANGDGIGDLPGVTAKVPYLASLGIEAVWLSPFYPSALADGGYDVDDYRDVDPRLGTLEDFDEMVAALHGAGIRVIVDVVPNHTSDRHEWFREALASPKGSPARDRYVFRDGTGPSGEGAPADWVSIFGGPAWTAVGDGQWYLHNFAKEQPDLNWANREVRDDFLHTLRFWSDRGVDGFRIDVAHGLAKDLPSGPLPTWAEVLASPKDGSHILWDRDDVHEIYAEWRKVFDEYTPARTAVAEAWVAADRRARYASAEGLGQAFNFDLLEADFDAGQFRSIIEFNLGLAEESGSSTTWVFSNHDVVRHATRYALPARNGAEEKQGSAWLLAGGSQDALDRSLGLRRATAATLLELALPGSAYLYQGEELGLQEVGDIPDADRQDPAFFRNPGVDVGRDGCRVPLPWTRSGRSFGFGDGGAHLPQPAWFADVSVEAEDADPDSTLNLYRKALGLRGQLQSEEHLEWLETGRDDVLAFRRPNGWTSVTVFGDEPYDLPAGELLLASAPVADGALSGVGTAWLRS, from the coding sequence ATGACCGACGTCGTCGAGACCGCCGCCGCACCCGCGACCGAGGACGGGAGCAGCACCTGGTGGCGCCAGGCCAGCGTCTACCAGATCTACCCGCGGTCCTTCGCCGACGCGAACGGCGACGGCATCGGCGACCTGCCCGGTGTCACCGCGAAGGTGCCGTACCTGGCGTCCCTCGGGATCGAGGCCGTCTGGCTCAGCCCGTTCTACCCGTCCGCCCTCGCCGACGGCGGCTACGACGTGGACGACTACCGGGACGTCGACCCGCGCCTCGGCACGCTCGAAGACTTCGACGAGATGGTCGCGGCGCTGCACGGTGCCGGGATCCGCGTGATCGTCGACGTCGTCCCGAACCACACGAGCGACCGGCACGAGTGGTTCCGCGAGGCCCTGGCGTCCCCGAAGGGCAGCCCGGCACGCGACCGCTACGTGTTCCGCGACGGCACCGGGCCGTCCGGCGAGGGCGCCCCTGCCGACTGGGTGTCGATCTTCGGCGGCCCGGCCTGGACCGCGGTCGGCGACGGCCAGTGGTACCTGCACAACTTCGCCAAGGAACAGCCCGACCTCAACTGGGCGAACCGCGAGGTCCGCGACGACTTCCTGCACACCCTCCGCTTCTGGTCCGACCGCGGTGTGGACGGGTTCCGCATCGACGTCGCGCACGGCCTGGCGAAGGACCTGCCGTCGGGCCCGCTCCCGACGTGGGCCGAGGTCCTCGCGTCGCCGAAGGACGGCTCGCACATCCTCTGGGACCGCGACGACGTCCACGAGATCTACGCCGAGTGGCGGAAGGTCTTCGACGAGTACACGCCCGCACGCACGGCCGTCGCCGAGGCGTGGGTCGCCGCCGACCGCCGCGCCCGGTACGCCAGCGCCGAGGGGCTCGGGCAGGCGTTCAACTTCGACCTGCTCGAGGCCGACTTCGACGCCGGGCAGTTCCGGAGCATCATCGAGTTCAACCTCGGGCTCGCCGAGGAGTCCGGGTCGTCGACCACGTGGGTCTTCTCGAACCACGACGTCGTCCGGCACGCCACCCGCTACGCCCTGCCGGCACGCAACGGCGCCGAGGAGAAGCAGGGCAGCGCCTGGCTGCTCGCCGGCGGCTCGCAGGACGCGCTCGACCGCTCGCTCGGGCTCCGCCGTGCCACCGCGGCGACGCTGCTCGAACTCGCGCTGCCCGGCTCGGCCTACCTCTACCAGGGCGAGGAGCTCGGCCTGCAGGAGGTCGGCGACATCCCCGACGCCGACCGCCAGGACCCGGCGTTCTTCCGGAACCCGGGCGTCGACGTCGGCCGTGACGGCTGCCGCGTGCCGCTCCCCTGGACCCGGAGCGGCAGGAGCTTCGGGTTCGGCGACGGCGGTGCGCACCTGCCGCAGCCGGCGTGGTTCGCCGATGTGTCGGTCGAGGCCGAGGACGCCGACCCCGACTCGACGCTGAACCTGTACCGGAAGGCGCTCGGCCTGCGCGGCCAGCTGCAGTCCGAGGAACACCTCGAGTGGCTCGAGACCGGCCGCGACGACGTGCTCGCGTTCCGCCGGCCGAACGGCTGGACGAGCGTGACGGTGTTCGGCGACGAGCCGTACGACCTCCCCGCAGGCGAGCTGCTGCTCGCCTCCGCGCCGGTGGCAGACGGCGCACTGTCGGGTGTGGGGACGGCCTGGTTGCGTTCCTGA
- a CDS encoding ABC transporter permease, with protein MSRLGTVIRFEFVRAVKKPAFWIGTLALPVVIVVVSLLVGVGQSAGTDSVVSSSSATKTPFRYVDDSGLVSESVAAKWGGSPSTDPAADRAAVRSGTLDAFITFPESPSTSPIRVEAADRGLFGNGGYSSLAERVLEQSVAATVDDPESVELLRNPPDTDLTTYADGRVAPGWLSIVPPFLYVAAFFGLVILLATRMVTVVVEEKENRISEMILTTVTAGDLIRGKVIAMLLVGFVQVGVFVVPGLIGLLAALPLVASRLGGLTIDPWRMVVGALLLVGGVLLASALFVAVGAAVPSIKDASALQSVAIFSLIIPLYAAFFVMTTPTSPVASFFTYFPTFTPITAMVRNAVGSLTVTESVVCIVEVFVVAAVLLWFAEYLFRHSVAQYGSKVTLRQIVSWRRRSRA; from the coding sequence GTGAGCCGCCTCGGGACCGTCATCCGGTTCGAGTTCGTGCGTGCGGTGAAGAAGCCCGCGTTCTGGATCGGCACGCTGGCGCTGCCGGTCGTCATCGTGGTGGTGTCGCTCCTCGTCGGGGTCGGGCAGTCCGCCGGGACCGACTCGGTGGTGTCCAGCTCGTCCGCGACGAAGACGCCCTTCCGGTACGTGGACGACTCCGGTCTGGTGTCCGAGAGCGTCGCCGCGAAGTGGGGCGGGTCGCCGTCGACCGACCCCGCGGCCGACCGGGCCGCGGTGCGCTCCGGGACCCTCGACGCGTTCATCACCTTCCCCGAGTCGCCGTCGACGTCGCCGATCCGGGTCGAGGCGGCCGACCGCGGGCTCTTCGGGAACGGCGGGTACTCCTCGCTGGCGGAGCGGGTCCTCGAGCAGAGCGTCGCCGCGACCGTCGACGACCCGGAGTCCGTCGAACTCCTCCGGAACCCGCCGGACACCGACCTGACGACCTACGCGGACGGCCGGGTGGCGCCGGGCTGGTTGTCGATCGTGCCGCCGTTCCTCTACGTCGCCGCGTTCTTCGGGCTCGTCATCCTGCTCGCCACCCGCATGGTCACGGTGGTGGTCGAGGAGAAGGAGAACCGCATCTCCGAGATGATCCTCACGACCGTCACGGCCGGCGACCTCATCCGCGGCAAGGTCATCGCGATGCTGCTCGTCGGGTTCGTCCAGGTCGGGGTGTTCGTCGTCCCGGGGCTGATCGGGCTGCTCGCCGCGCTCCCCCTCGTCGCGTCACGACTGGGCGGGCTGACCATCGACCCCTGGCGGATGGTGGTCGGTGCGCTGCTCCTCGTCGGCGGGGTCCTGCTGGCGTCGGCGCTGTTCGTCGCGGTCGGGGCCGCCGTGCCGTCGATCAAGGACGCCTCGGCGCTGCAGTCGGTGGCGATCTTCTCGCTCATCATCCCGCTCTACGCGGCGTTCTTCGTGATGACGACGCCGACCTCGCCGGTGGCGTCGTTCTTCACGTACTTCCCGACGTTCACACCGATCACCGCGATGGTCCGGAACGCGGTCGGGTCGCTCACCGTCACCGAGTCGGTGGTCTGCATCGTCGAGGTGTTCGTGGTCGCGGCCGTGCTGCTGTGGTTCGCCGAGTACCTGTTCCGGCACTCCGTCGCGCAGTACGGCTCGAAGGTGACGCTCCGGCAGATCGTGTCGTGGCGGCGTCGGTCGCGGGCCTGA
- the pnuC gene encoding nicotinamide riboside transporter PnuC has translation MGIVRWLFDAQLVIGDQTVLWREVIGNVFGLLSALGGMRRKVWAWPVGIVGNALLFTVFMGALFDTPNPVNLLGQAGRQVMFIIVSVYGWYRWTHRPDDATTVIEPRWASWKARGLMVLVMVGGTAVLTPVFRALGSYEPVWSDAWIFVGSLLATYGMAKGWVEFWLIWVAVDLVGVPLLFSAGYYASGLMYVFYGVFTLTGFFVWMRQRTKPSAAPVTVG, from the coding sequence ATGGGCATCGTGCGGTGGCTGTTCGACGCGCAGCTCGTCATCGGCGACCAGACCGTGCTCTGGCGCGAGGTGATCGGCAACGTGTTCGGCCTGCTCAGCGCCCTCGGTGGGATGCGCCGCAAGGTGTGGGCCTGGCCGGTCGGCATCGTCGGCAACGCCCTGCTCTTCACGGTCTTCATGGGAGCGCTCTTCGACACCCCCAATCCGGTGAACCTGCTCGGTCAGGCCGGTCGCCAGGTGATGTTCATCATCGTGAGCGTCTACGGCTGGTACCGCTGGACGCACCGTCCCGACGACGCGACGACCGTGATCGAGCCGCGCTGGGCCTCCTGGAAGGCCCGTGGACTGATGGTCCTCGTCATGGTGGGCGGCACCGCCGTCCTGACCCCGGTGTTCCGCGCCCTCGGCTCGTACGAGCCGGTGTGGAGCGACGCCTGGATCTTCGTCGGCTCGCTGCTCGCGACCTACGGCATGGCCAAGGGTTGGGTGGAGTTCTGGCTGATCTGGGTCGCGGTCGACCTGGTCGGGGTGCCGCTGCTGTTCTCGGCCGGGTACTACGCCTCCGGGCTCATGTACGTGTTCTACGGCGTCTTCACCCTGACCGGGTTCTTCGTCTGGATGCGCCAGCGCACGAAGCCCTCGGCGGCCCCGGTCACGGTCGGCTGA